Below is a genomic region from Sebastes umbrosus isolate fSebUmb1 chromosome 20, fSebUmb1.pri, whole genome shotgun sequence.
GGCTGTATAGGCTGTATAGGCGCTATAGGCGCTATAGGCGAATACTAGGGGCGCCGTCCATCCATAGGGGTGCCCCAAAGGaggggagtaaaaaaaaaaaaaagtataactTTTGCTATTTTTACTAGTACtaatttaatactattattttaGAATATTACCATAAAAGCCCACAACAACATAACTACATAGCCCATTAAATAGCCCCTATTTTCTGGGTTGCCATCACCCAAATGGTTGGTGGTGGAATCGGCTGCTATGTAAGGGGCGCCAACTAAAATTTTGCCCAGGGCATCAAATTAGTCAAGGCCGGCTCTGCCAAcacaatcataaatatatattatttcttAATTATAGGTGCGTCTTCGGCTTTATGACAATGCATTTTTAGATAATCCAGTGGGCTTTTTAATGGTTTATTTATCTTAAAAACTAGAGATTTGTCTGAACTCACAGAGGAGCAATTAATCCTTCTGTTTATCTGAAATGTTCAATGTCACCGTATTTGGAGATTTCAGTGGACAGCCACTATAAATGTGCTTGTCTGTGTCGGAAAATAGTTGATATGTAACATTTCCTATCAACCTCTTGTGATGATTGAAGTGAGCCAGATTCCCCTTTTGTATTTACTAAACCTTCAGTGTGATAGTCAGCATGTTACAGTAAAAACGTCGAGATGATGTTAGATTTTTCTACATTTCCAGTATAGTAATTTACGTATCTCTTTGAGTTACTGCAGGCATTTGGAAACAGGGCAGTGTGTAttaataaatcatgtttttagACAACTGCAGCTGCACCAAGCGCACAGTTCAACTGTAAGACTTCACTGGCCACAAAACTTACACCTGCACCAGTTTTTGTATGTCTCTGTCAACCTTTGATACTTAATAAAacctttctttgtctctctggcATCTTTCCATACCTCCCTTGCTCCTTTATTGCAGGTGCTGTTGGTGTAAGACCTCCTCTCTGAACGCCTCCCCACCCTCGCACACAATCTTGCCATGCAGGAGGTGTaaccctccttcctcttcttccttgcGCTCCATCGGAGGAGacctaaaacagaaaaaaagaagaacccCAACCTGTAACCAGTCAAGATGTCAGACCCTGATGCCTCCTCGCCGGCAGCCCACTCGCTGCCGCTCACCTCCCCCCGGAACCCTCTGCAGCTCTCCTTCCCCTTCCTGAGGGAGGGCAGTCGGGtctgggagagggagaggaagccGCCGCAGCCTGGAGAGCTGCCCAGCCCACTGCCCACCAAACGCACCCGCACATACTCAGCGTGAGTAGGAGACATCCAAGTCTTTATATCCTGTTTTTTTATAGTGCATTACATTTACCTTGATAATGGTTTCATAATGCCCACAAAACAGAAACCAGATATTGCCATGTCATCGTTCCATCAAGGAAGCTTTACAATAATGTCCATTATGGTAATTATTTATGATgtccctatctctctctctgtctctccctctgtttccgtctttctttctctgcaggACAGTGCGAGCCAAATCAGGTCCAGTATATAAAGGGGTGTGTAAAAACTTCTCCAGGTCTCAGGGTCATGGATTCATACACCCCTCTCAAGGAGGAGAGGACATCTTCGTCCACATCTCCGAGTGAGTGAATTTGTTTAGTTTACACTGTTTTCACGACATGAATTGACTTTGTGCAAGTTGACCTGCTTTGTAGGTTCTTAATATATCGTTTGGACCATAGACTGCATGTAAAGACGGATGACACGGCTGcgcttcctcccactgtacaaaagtgaagccataatatcccagatacgggagctgccatcttgagatcatttggagccagagtctgcgcaatAGCGATCGGGGTCccggagccgcggtatcgaggttccgcccacacacccacccgAGCCAATCACTGGCCGAGCGCAGCCACAgcttgctagcgtgagccacctagctgctatgttagctccacggtagctgtttggctagaaagacacaacaactaatcATAATATCTCTAGAACTACATtaatgatcaaattgacaccaTGACACATCTATTACACTCATGACGGTCATGGAAAgctaaagttacatctcctctctccggctccgcgactacttcactcagagcagctgtcaatcatgacgtcacaccccctttttatagcatcaaataactaattaaaacaaaacttattagaaaaatgaacacttgaacatccaTCAGCATGgtgagaactacctaaaatgacagaaaccatctttcggaaaaatgtatttgacgtgttactttgactttttagtttggccatgtccca
It encodes:
- the csdc2a gene encoding cold shock domain-containing protein C2a, giving the protein MSDPDASSPAAHSLPLTSPRNPLQLSFPFLREGSRVWERERKPPQPGELPSPLPTKRTRTYSATVRAKSGPVYKGVCKNFSRSQGHGFIHPSQGGEDIFVHISDIDGEYVPMEGDEVTYKVCPIPPKNQKIQAVDVVLTHLNPVSKHETWSGQIISS